The genome window ATTAGTGGGGACAGATTTCAAATCTGTCCCCTGTAAACACAGGCGTTTTAGATGCCGGCATCCGCCCGCAGGTCTTCCGCCTTGTCCGTGTTCTCCCAGGTAAAGCCCTCATGCTCACGGCCAAAATGTCCGTAGGCCGCAGTCTTGCGGTACTTGATCTGGTCGGTATTGAGCAGATCAAGCATGGTGAGAATGCCATAGGGTCGCAGATCAAAGTGCTCGCGCACCAGCTCAGTGATGCGCTCGTCGCTGATCTTGCCGGTGCCAAACGTCTCGACCATGATTGACGTCGGGTTCGCTACACCAATGGCATAGGACACCTGGATCTCGCAGCGATCTGCCAGCCCGGCCGCGACAATATTCTTGGCGACATAGCGCCCGGCATAAGCGGCGGAACGGTCCACCTTGGAGGGGTCCTTGCCCGAGAATGCGCCACCACCGTGACGTGCGGCGCCCCCATAGGTATCGACAATGATCTTGCGTCCCGTCAGGCCGGCATCGCCCATCGGGCCGCCAATCACGAAGGCGCCGGTCGGGTTAATGTGATATTGCGTATCAGCCGTCAGCCATTCGCTCGGCAGTACCGGCTTGATGATGTGTTCCATCACGGCTTCTTCCAGCTCCACATGGTCGATGTCCGGTGCGTGCTGGGTAGACAGCACAACGGCGTCGATGGCGACGGGTTTGCCATCCTTGTAGCGGAACGTGACCTGGCTCTTGGCATCCGGGCGCAACCAGGCAAGGATGCCCTTGTGGCGCATTTCCGACTGGCGGTGAACCAGACGGTGCGCGTAGGTGATTGGTGCCGGCATCAACACATCGGTTTCGTTGGTGGCATAGCCGAACATCAGGCCCTGGTCGCCTGCACCCTGGTCTTCCGGTTTTGCGCGGTCAACACCCTGATTGATATCCGGAGACTGAACGCCCAGCGCCGTCATGACAGCACAGGTTTCATAATCAAAACCCATCTCGGAGCTGGTGTAGCCGATCTGCTTGATGGTGTCGCGCATGATGTGCTCGTAATCCGGCTTGGCGGTGGTGGTAATTTCACCTGCAATCAAGACCATACCGGTTTTGAACAACGTCTCGCAGGCGACACGCGCATGCGGGTCTTCGGCGAGGATGGCGTCGAGAACGGCGTCCGACACCTGGTCTGACATTTTATCCGGGTGGCCTTCGGATACGGATTCCGAGGTAAAAAGGTGTTCGCTCATTATATTGATCTCCCAAAAACAAAAAACCCGCCTGGCATCAGCTCAAGCGGGTTCTGGAAATGCTTTGTTTTCCTCGCTTTAGCCGAATTT of Thiogranum longum contains these proteins:
- the metK gene encoding methionine adenosyltransferase; translation: MSEHLFTSESVSEGHPDKMSDQVSDAVLDAILAEDPHARVACETLFKTGMVLIAGEITTTAKPDYEHIMRDTIKQIGYTSSEMGFDYETCAVMTALGVQSPDINQGVDRAKPEDQGAGDQGLMFGYATNETDVLMPAPITYAHRLVHRQSEMRHKGILAWLRPDAKSQVTFRYKDGKPVAIDAVVLSTQHAPDIDHVELEEAVMEHIIKPVLPSEWLTADTQYHINPTGAFVIGGPMGDAGLTGRKIIVDTYGGAARHGGGAFSGKDPSKVDRSAAYAGRYVAKNIVAAGLADRCEIQVSYAIGVANPTSIMVETFGTGKISDERITELVREHFDLRPYGILTMLDLLNTDQIKYRKTAAYGHFGREHEGFTWENTDKAEDLRADAGI